One window from the genome of Leucobacter aridicollis encodes:
- a CDS encoding ABC transporter permease: MSAPTIDTNGQPAGAKPETAERPPQNKLISELLSSSVTTTVLAIVLSMLIGGLLIAFTDPKVIEASGYFFQRPADTFVAIWDAIAGGYAALFRGSIFNYEAPSFLRAIKPLSDTLNFATPLIMAGLGVGLAFRVGLFNIGGRGQMLMGAAASGFVMFGMDLPFWLHLPLVVVAGIAGGVIWGGIVGFLKARTGAHEVILTIMLNFVAFYFIAWLLSTPGLLMRPGGNQPISPVTPESAKFPLLFGAPLTTHWGFIVALLAAGFVWWLMERSSLGFRMRAVGENPHAARASGIKVERIIFYAMAIAGGLAGLAGANQIAGTITTGFGSHIDAGIGFDAITVALLGRSRAWGVVWAGLLFGALKAGSFTMQITEKIPVDIVLVVQALIVLFIAAPPLVRTVFGLKRFDRVHALQQKGASA; this comes from the coding sequence GTGAGCGCACCGACAATTGACACGAACGGGCAGCCCGCAGGGGCGAAGCCCGAGACGGCGGAACGCCCGCCGCAGAACAAACTCATCAGCGAGCTGCTGTCGAGCTCGGTCACGACGACCGTGCTCGCGATCGTTCTGTCGATGCTCATCGGCGGCCTGCTCATTGCGTTCACCGACCCGAAAGTGATTGAAGCCTCAGGGTACTTCTTCCAGCGTCCGGCTGACACCTTCGTGGCGATCTGGGATGCGATCGCAGGCGGCTACGCCGCGCTCTTCCGCGGCTCGATCTTCAACTACGAGGCGCCGAGCTTTCTGCGCGCGATCAAGCCGCTGTCTGACACTCTGAACTTCGCCACGCCGCTCATCATGGCTGGCCTTGGCGTCGGCCTCGCATTCCGCGTCGGCCTCTTCAACATTGGTGGCCGCGGCCAGATGCTCATGGGCGCGGCGGCCTCAGGCTTTGTGATGTTCGGCATGGACCTGCCGTTCTGGCTGCACCTGCCGCTCGTCGTCGTCGCAGGCATCGCGGGCGGCGTCATCTGGGGCGGTATCGTCGGGTTCTTGAAGGCCCGCACCGGCGCGCACGAGGTAATCCTGACGATCATGCTGAACTTCGTCGCGTTCTACTTCATCGCGTGGCTGCTGTCGACGCCCGGCCTCCTGATGCGCCCCGGCGGCAACCAGCCGATCTCGCCGGTCACCCCAGAGAGTGCGAAGTTCCCGCTGCTGTTCGGTGCACCGCTCACCACCCACTGGGGCTTCATCGTCGCGCTGCTCGCGGCGGGCTTCGTCTGGTGGCTGATGGAGCGCTCGTCGCTCGGCTTCCGCATGCGCGCCGTTGGCGAGAACCCGCACGCGGCCCGCGCCTCTGGCATCAAGGTTGAGCGGATCATTTTCTACGCGATGGCGATTGCGGGCGGCCTCGCAGGTCTCGCCGGCGCGAACCAGATCGCCGGCACCATCACCACCGGCTTCGGCAGCCACATCGACGCGGGCATCGGCTTTGACGCGATCACTGTCGCGCTGCTCGGCCGATCGCGCGCGTGGGGCGTCGTCTGGGCGGGCCTCCTGTTTGGCGCGCTGAAGGCAGGCAGCTTCACGATGCAGATTACCGAGAAGATTCCCGTCGATATCGTGCTCGTCGTGCAGGCGCTCATCGTGCTCTTCATTGCGGCACCGCCGCTCGTGCGCACGGTCTTTGGCCTCAAGCGCTTTGACCGAGTGCACGCACTCCAGCAGAAGGGAGCGTCGGCATGA
- a CDS encoding ABC transporter permease, whose translation MSAVHELTGTQVVVDGAGVVRTRSLKAPIAFAVVAAIGLLLAFPGSRAGESTFRLSDRTQSMQLPDVALPTAGTVIACALILTAMAALTFVFAAQYKRIPLWFTVIFAIIGIFLFLTWSAAGGIVPVTGLLFGALSLSVPLIFGALGGVIGERAGVVNVAIEAQFLFAAFTSALIASITGSYVAGLIGALVAGALVAAILAVFSITYVVTQVIVGVVLNVLITGLTSFLHGALLQPNAATLNSPPRFPRWAIPGLSEIPIVGPVLFNQTLIVYLAYIIVPLVTWALYRSRWGLRLRAVGEHPQAADTVGIKVNPTRFWNLLLAGAIAGIGGAYFTLGSVGAFDKEMAGGLGFIALAAVIFGGWDPWRATLAALLFGFTKNLETLLNNLGSPIPSEFMSMLPYVVTILAVVGFSGKSRAPAASGKPYVKG comes from the coding sequence ATGAGCGCGGTCCACGAACTCACAGGCACCCAGGTCGTCGTCGACGGCGCTGGCGTCGTCCGCACCCGCAGCCTGAAGGCGCCGATCGCGTTCGCGGTCGTCGCGGCGATCGGTCTCCTGCTCGCCTTCCCAGGCTCGCGCGCGGGGGAGAGCACGTTCCGTCTTTCCGACCGGACCCAGTCCATGCAGCTGCCCGACGTCGCGCTGCCGACCGCAGGCACCGTTATCGCGTGTGCGCTGATCCTGACCGCGATGGCGGCGCTGACGTTCGTCTTCGCAGCCCAGTACAAGCGCATCCCGCTGTGGTTCACCGTGATCTTCGCGATCATCGGCATCTTCCTGTTCCTCACCTGGTCGGCCGCCGGTGGCATTGTCCCAGTGACGGGCCTGCTCTTCGGTGCGCTGTCGCTGTCGGTGCCGCTCATCTTTGGTGCCCTCGGCGGAGTCATCGGTGAGCGCGCGGGCGTCGTCAACGTCGCGATCGAGGCGCAGTTCCTGTTCGCCGCGTTCACGAGCGCGCTCATCGCCTCGATCACCGGATCCTACGTCGCGGGCCTCATCGGCGCGCTCGTTGCGGGCGCCCTGGTTGCCGCGATCCTCGCCGTATTCTCGATCACGTATGTCGTCACCCAGGTGATCGTCGGCGTCGTGCTCAACGTGCTCATCACTGGCCTCACGAGCTTCCTGCACGGAGCCCTCCTGCAGCCGAACGCTGCGACACTGAACTCGCCGCCGCGCTTTCCGCGGTGGGCGATCCCGGGGCTCAGCGAGATCCCGATCGTGGGACCCGTGCTCTTCAACCAGACCCTCATCGTCTACCTTGCCTACATCATCGTGCCGCTCGTCACGTGGGCGCTGTACCGCAGCCGCTGGGGGCTCCGCCTCCGTGCAGTCGGCGAGCACCCGCAGGCCGCTGACACCGTGGGCATCAAGGTGAACCCGACACGGTTCTGGAACCTGCTGCTCGCTGGCGCGATTGCCGGCATCGGCGGCGCCTACTTTACGCTCGGCTCCGTTGGCGCGTTCGACAAGGAGATGGCGGGTGGCCTCGGCTTCATCGCCCTCGCAGCAGTCATCTTTGGCGGCTGGGATCCGTGGCGGGCGACGCTCGCAGCACTGCTCTTCGGGTTCACGAAGAACCTCGAGACGCTGCTGAACAACCTCGGCTCGCCAATCCCGTCCGAGTTCATGTCGATGCTGCCGTACGTCGTGACGATCCTCGCCGTCGTTGGCTTCTCGGGTAAGTCCCGTGCGCCAGCCGCGAGCGGCAAGCCCTACGTGAAGGGATAA
- a CDS encoding cytidine deaminase, which produces MTIDDHGVDWAGLRAAAVAALDHAYVPYSKYPVGAAALTDSGRIVSGCNVENASYGLTLCAECALVGDLHMGGGGKLVAFVCVNRAEETIMPCGRCRQLLYEHSAEGMLLETVSGIRTIDEVLPDAFGPRDLERVAEST; this is translated from the coding sequence GTGACAATTGACGACCACGGCGTCGACTGGGCGGGGCTCCGTGCCGCCGCGGTCGCGGCGCTTGATCACGCCTACGTGCCCTACTCGAAGTACCCAGTGGGAGCGGCTGCGCTCACAGACTCGGGCAGGATCGTCTCGGGGTGCAACGTGGAGAACGCGTCGTACGGGCTGACGCTCTGTGCCGAGTGTGCGCTCGTCGGCGACCTGCACATGGGCGGCGGCGGCAAGCTCGTCGCATTCGTGTGCGTGAACCGGGCCGAGGAGACGATTATGCCGTGCGGGCGCTGTCGGCAGCTCCTGTACGAACACTCAGCCGAAGGCATGCTGCTCGAGACCGTGTCGGGCATCCGCACGATCGACGAAGTGCTGCCCGACGCGTTCGGTCCGCGCGACCTCGAACGCGTCGCTGAGTCGACCTAA
- a CDS encoding thymidine phosphorylase codes for MSVEPFDAVDVIRAKRDGGAVPEPALRWMVDAYTRGYVSDAQMASFAMAVYQRGMARDEIRVLTDAMIDSGERMSFAGLSKPTVDKHSTGGVGDKITLPLAPLVASFGVAVPQLSGRGLGHTGGTLDKLEAIPGWRAALSNEEMFAQLDGDVGAVICAAGSGLAPADKKLYALRDVTGTVDSIPLIASSIMSKKIAEGTGALVLDVKFGSGAFMQDYAMARELAETMVALGTDSGVKTSALLTDMNVPLGLTIGNANEVRESVEVLAGGGPSDVRELTIALAQEMLALAGLPDADVAGALDDGRAMDSWRAMIAAQGGDPDAALPVARETHVVTAPVSGVMSKLEGLPFGIAAWRLGAGRARAEDPVIHSAGIDLHAKPGDSVVAGQPLFTLAAEDAARFPRALEALEGAWEIDADAAPGAHAPGPLVRERITG; via the coding sequence GTGAGTGTTGAGCCATTTGATGCCGTAGATGTGATCCGTGCGAAGCGCGACGGGGGAGCGGTGCCCGAGCCGGCGCTCCGCTGGATGGTTGACGCGTACACCCGTGGCTACGTCTCCGACGCGCAGATGGCGTCGTTCGCGATGGCGGTCTACCAGCGCGGGATGGCCCGAGACGAGATCCGCGTGCTCACCGACGCCATGATCGACTCGGGTGAGCGGATGAGCTTCGCTGGCCTCTCCAAGCCGACCGTGGACAAGCACTCGACCGGCGGCGTCGGCGACAAGATCACGCTGCCGCTCGCGCCGCTCGTCGCGTCGTTCGGTGTCGCTGTGCCGCAGCTGTCAGGGCGGGGCCTCGGGCACACTGGCGGGACACTCGACAAGCTCGAAGCGATTCCCGGCTGGCGTGCGGCGCTGTCGAACGAAGAGATGTTCGCGCAGCTCGACGGTGACGTCGGCGCGGTGATTTGCGCTGCTGGGTCGGGCCTCGCCCCGGCAGACAAGAAGCTCTACGCGCTGCGCGACGTGACTGGCACCGTCGACTCGATCCCGCTGATTGCGTCGAGCATCATGTCGAAGAAGATCGCCGAGGGGACTGGCGCACTCGTGCTCGATGTGAAGTTTGGCTCGGGTGCGTTCATGCAGGACTACGCGATGGCGCGCGAGCTCGCAGAGACGATGGTCGCGCTCGGCACCGACTCGGGCGTCAAGACCTCTGCGCTGCTTACCGACATGAACGTGCCGCTCGGCCTGACGATCGGCAACGCGAACGAGGTGCGGGAGTCGGTCGAGGTGCTCGCAGGTGGGGGTCCCTCCGACGTGCGCGAACTCACGATCGCGCTCGCGCAAGAGATGCTCGCGCTCGCAGGGCTGCCAGACGCCGATGTCGCAGGCGCTCTCGATGACGGCAGGGCGATGGATTCCTGGCGTGCGATGATCGCCGCCCAGGGTGGCGACCCAGACGCTGCGCTCCCCGTGGCGCGCGAGACCCACGTCGTGACCGCGCCCGTTTCTGGCGTGATGTCGAAGCTCGAGGGGCTGCCATTTGGCATCGCGGCCTGGCGCCTCGGTGCGGGACGGGCACGAGCGGAGGACCCAGTGATCCATTCGGCGGGCATCGACCTGCACGCGAAGCCAGGCGACTCGGTCGTTGCGGGTCAGCCGCTGTTCACGCTTGCCGCGGAGGACGCTGCTCGGTTCCCGCGGGCCCTTGAAGCACTCGAAGGTGCCTGGGAGATCGACGCCGACGCGGCTCCGGGAGCCCACGCGCCGGGTCCGCTCGTGCGCGAGCGCATTACCGGCTGA
- a CDS encoding ATP-binding cassette domain-containing protein translates to MNSVPQQLSPGFPTVVKRKIASISLGWVLVAFTEAAAYTTLGASIARQQGPAWVLVTAVVAIAVTVVVSRSGYITGAGLAADLYRAVGETFSRAKLSWFTESNRALAGDVAGRTIPSLMSVPAHQLQTLLVAPLLPVLLVIGVWIVGDGWLAAVVAVLIGVAFAAQVAAQRSLARADAARGRSEHEAHESAFEFLDHLELLRSALGNRHAVDRLTDRWEAQAQALRNTNRATATATFLATAVSVLPVLGIILWGAVTGGYDSSVLLATAILALRASAPLEAFALAALSVNDLRHAVTRLGTIVNAPDLPEPSRPGAIRGHVIEFERLSHSPVLSDVSAVLPEGSTVIVEGPTGSGKSTLLSLLLRFDDPDEGRVLLGGADLRDLHHAQLMEHVAYVPQHPDVFSGSLAENIRLGDPAASDDAVIDAARRAALGEVIDRSPLGVHQEAGHRGANLSGGERQRVAIARALLKNAPVLVLDEATSALDAQAERTVVESIAATRGTVVLVTHRSSEIWQPSLRITLSAESDRPPA, encoded by the coding sequence ATGAACTCTGTACCTCAACAGCTCAGCCCGGGCTTCCCAACCGTGGTGAAGCGAAAGATTGCCTCGATCTCGCTCGGCTGGGTCCTGGTCGCTTTCACCGAGGCCGCTGCCTACACCACCCTGGGAGCGTCGATTGCGAGGCAGCAGGGCCCTGCCTGGGTCTTGGTCACTGCGGTTGTCGCGATAGCCGTCACGGTCGTGGTCTCGCGAAGCGGGTATATTACCGGCGCAGGCCTCGCCGCGGATCTCTATCGCGCAGTCGGCGAGACCTTCTCACGCGCAAAGCTCTCGTGGTTCACTGAATCGAACCGGGCTCTCGCAGGTGATGTCGCAGGCCGAACCATCCCGTCACTCATGAGCGTTCCTGCGCACCAGCTCCAGACCCTCTTGGTTGCGCCGCTGCTTCCCGTATTGCTGGTCATCGGCGTCTGGATCGTGGGTGATGGGTGGCTCGCCGCGGTCGTTGCCGTACTAATTGGCGTTGCATTCGCGGCACAAGTTGCCGCCCAGCGCTCGCTGGCCCGGGCTGACGCCGCGCGGGGGCGAAGCGAACACGAGGCACATGAGTCTGCCTTCGAATTCCTTGACCACCTCGAGTTGCTTCGATCCGCCCTCGGCAATCGCCACGCAGTTGACCGCCTCACAGACCGCTGGGAAGCGCAAGCCCAAGCGCTACGGAACACTAATCGTGCTACGGCGACCGCAACTTTTCTCGCTACCGCGGTGAGCGTACTTCCCGTCCTCGGCATCATCCTGTGGGGCGCAGTTACGGGTGGGTATGACTCCTCCGTGCTGCTCGCGACGGCGATTCTCGCGCTGCGCGCGTCTGCCCCGCTCGAAGCGTTCGCGCTTGCTGCTCTCTCGGTGAACGACCTGCGTCACGCCGTCACCCGGCTCGGTACGATCGTCAATGCCCCAGATCTACCTGAGCCATCGCGTCCCGGTGCCATTCGCGGCCACGTCATCGAGTTCGAACGGCTTTCGCACTCGCCCGTCCTCAGCGATGTGTCTGCGGTACTCCCCGAGGGATCGACCGTCATTGTGGAGGGCCCCACTGGGAGCGGGAAAAGCACCCTACTTAGTTTGCTGTTGCGGTTTGACGATCCTGACGAGGGTCGGGTGCTGCTCGGCGGCGCAGATCTCAGGGACCTGCACCACGCACAGCTCATGGAGCACGTTGCGTATGTACCGCAGCATCCGGATGTGTTCTCCGGCTCCCTTGCGGAGAACATCCGCCTCGGCGACCCTGCCGCAAGCGACGATGCAGTCATCGATGCTGCGCGCAGGGCGGCACTCGGCGAGGTGATCGACCGCTCCCCGTTGGGCGTGCACCAGGAAGCCGGTCACCGCGGAGCCAATCTCTCAGGAGGTGAACGCCAGCGCGTTGCGATTGCTCGGGCGCTACTCAAGAATGCACCGGTATTGGTGCTCGACGAAGCCACGTCGGCGTTGGATGCTCAGGCTGAGCGCACTGTCGTAGAGTCGATCGCTGCAACACGCGGCACGGTCGTCCTCGTGACGCACCGATCGTCTGAGATCTGGCAGCCGTCGCTTCGCATCACGCTTTCAGCCGAGAGCGACCGACCTCCCGCGTAG
- a CDS encoding ATP-binding cassette domain-containing protein: MTAAGNSKGVRREPSIASALTRGAWQLTIAVIAAAASGLAMVGALWCVVRSVVSPSVPLAAAICGLWVLSALGAALSSWLAHEGEGRFSASLRRQTATHIAALPSRTLSRYSGNDLRRLIGDDISALHHMVAHLPSELTTLVVVPVATIGALMSFAGPVSLLALVPGFLAAAHFLLVVPKLSRRHGDRNARVMGEIITAVDDYAHGMQTCRVFGATSGAAADYASATRNFTDGFVRYVRKVATLSALATAFMQAVATYAIAYALGYSADPEALAAMLLFGLAIVTPAMRLGHGIDYIRTGREAAHRVTGLFHLATVPENFAAAVDSGAVAEIVDVTLLTGDRTLVEGLSHSFARGKVTAITGPSGCGKSTLLRAIAGLDSPDRGEIRFGTNPLGAAERAVPLLIPQSSDLLPGTIAENVRLGNGDAQRTQVVRALKQAQLAASPETPAGPLSGGERQRVNIARAFLSDASLILLDEPTSALDDATGHALVAELVRFAHDEDRAVVFVTHDTRMAQLADERLDLGADHVTASGELA, encoded by the coding sequence ATGACTGCAGCTGGCAATTCCAAAGGAGTCAGGCGCGAACCGTCGATCGCTTCTGCGCTGACACGTGGCGCGTGGCAGCTCACCATCGCGGTGATCGCCGCTGCCGCGAGCGGTCTCGCTATGGTGGGGGCACTGTGGTGCGTCGTTCGCAGCGTGGTTTCTCCATCCGTGCCGCTCGCCGCGGCAATATGCGGGTTGTGGGTGCTCAGTGCGCTTGGTGCTGCGCTTTCGTCGTGGCTGGCACACGAAGGCGAGGGGCGGTTCTCGGCGAGCCTCCGCCGCCAGACCGCAACCCACATTGCCGCACTACCGAGCCGAACCCTCTCACGGTACAGCGGAAATGATCTCCGGCGCCTGATCGGAGACGATATTTCGGCGCTGCACCATATGGTCGCCCATCTCCCTTCCGAGCTCACAACGCTTGTCGTCGTGCCCGTCGCGACAATTGGGGCGCTTATGAGCTTCGCGGGGCCGGTGTCGCTCCTTGCTCTCGTCCCGGGGTTCCTCGCAGCAGCGCACTTCCTGCTCGTCGTCCCGAAACTCTCACGCCGGCACGGTGACCGCAACGCCCGCGTCATGGGCGAGATTATCACCGCGGTCGACGATTACGCCCATGGCATGCAGACCTGTCGAGTGTTCGGCGCAACAAGCGGCGCTGCCGCAGACTACGCCTCCGCCACACGGAACTTCACCGATGGATTCGTGCGCTACGTCCGCAAGGTTGCAACGCTTTCGGCCCTAGCGACCGCGTTTATGCAGGCCGTCGCGACATACGCAATCGCGTACGCGCTGGGCTATTCAGCGGATCCCGAGGCCCTCGCAGCAATGCTCCTGTTCGGACTTGCGATAGTGACGCCCGCGATGCGGCTGGGACACGGCATCGACTACATTCGCACGGGCCGAGAAGCGGCTCACCGGGTGACCGGCCTGTTCCACCTGGCCACTGTCCCAGAGAACTTTGCGGCAGCGGTCGACTCGGGTGCAGTCGCTGAGATCGTTGACGTCACGCTACTCACTGGAGATCGGACACTTGTCGAAGGACTCTCCCACTCCTTTGCTCGCGGAAAAGTGACCGCAATCACTGGGCCAAGTGGCTGCGGAAAGTCAACCCTGCTCCGAGCGATTGCCGGCCTCGACTCACCGGATCGGGGTGAGATCCGCTTCGGAACGAACCCTCTTGGAGCGGCCGAGCGTGCCGTACCACTACTCATCCCTCAAAGTAGCGACCTACTGCCTGGGACGATTGCGGAGAATGTGCGTCTCGGCAACGGTGATGCGCAGCGCACCCAGGTTGTGCGAGCACTGAAGCAGGCCCAATTGGCTGCCAGCCCCGAGACACCCGCCGGCCCGCTATCCGGCGGCGAACGACAGCGGGTGAACATTGCACGGGCGTTCCTCAGTGATGCATCCCTGATCCTGCTCGACGAGCCAACGAGCGCGCTTGATGACGCCACAGGCCACGCACTCGTCGCCGAGCTGGTGCGCTTTGCGCACGATGAGGATCGCGCCGTCGTGTTCGTCACCCACGACACGCGCATGGCACAACTTGCCGACGAACGGCTCGATCTCGGCGCGGATCACGTCACGGCCTCAGGAGAACTCGCATGA
- a CDS encoding ABC transporter ATP-binding protein — translation MSLPSRASGAPETHTEHRLRAEHLALAYDKRTIASDLTVAIPDGSFTVIIGPNACGKSTLLRGLSRLLKPEAGQVVLDGRDIHGYPAKEVARRLGLLPQTSIAPDGIRVADLVARGRFPYQKLIRQWSPSDEAAVSEAMNATGVHELSGRLLDELSGGQRQRVWVAMALAQETDVLLLDEPTTYLDLTHQIELLELFTDLHRSGRTLVAVLHDLNQAARYATHLIAMRDGAIVAEGAPAAVITEELVEHVFDLPCRVVPDPVAGTPQVIPLGRTHLEDVTAEREAVMS, via the coding sequence ATGTCCCTTCCCAGCCGCGCAAGCGGCGCCCCGGAGACACACACCGAGCACCGGTTGCGAGCCGAGCACCTGGCGCTCGCCTACGACAAGCGCACAATCGCCTCTGACCTCACCGTCGCGATTCCTGATGGCTCGTTTACGGTGATCATCGGCCCGAACGCGTGCGGAAAGTCAACGCTCCTACGTGGACTATCGCGCCTGCTCAAGCCCGAAGCTGGGCAGGTGGTACTCGATGGACGCGACATTCACGGTTATCCCGCGAAGGAAGTTGCACGGCGCCTCGGGCTTCTCCCCCAGACCTCGATCGCGCCCGACGGCATTCGCGTCGCCGACCTAGTCGCCCGCGGGAGATTCCCCTACCAAAAGCTCATTCGGCAGTGGAGCCCGTCCGACGAAGCCGCGGTCTCGGAGGCGATGAACGCGACCGGCGTGCACGAGCTCTCCGGTCGGCTTCTTGATGAGCTATCTGGCGGGCAGCGCCAACGGGTGTGGGTTGCCATGGCACTCGCCCAAGAAACTGACGTGCTGCTCCTTGACGAGCCCACTACCTACCTCGACCTCACGCATCAGATCGAACTCCTTGAACTGTTCACCGATCTCCACCGCTCAGGGCGGACGCTCGTCGCGGTGCTCCATGATCTCAACCAGGCCGCACGCTACGCGACCCACCTCATCGCGATGCGAGACGGGGCAATCGTCGCGGAAGGGGCGCCGGCGGCTGTCATCACCGAAGAACTCGTCGAGCACGTGTTCGACCTCCCATGCAGGGTGGTCCCAGACCCGGTCGCCGGCACCCCGCAGGTCATCCCGCTCGGGCGGACTCATCTGGAAGATGTGACCGCCGAACGAGAGGCGGTGATGTCATGA